In Myxococcus stipitatus, the following are encoded in one genomic region:
- a CDS encoding phospholipid scramblase-related protein has translation MGNKTDSGRGSDLELDWGSREPRPQEGAPDAVTRSAETAVLEPVLAGKGPPGDPRYMSMELRYSMAAVLSSPMLRMRQFRETMEILVGWEGRNQYSISGEDGRNSVFVGETGSGWTSQLLRNFWPFHRQRMECMTPTGMLALAVEFPWFLFFARVEVFSWDGRPMGEVVQRLSFPGRRFDIVSPTGVVLATVKGPLFKPWTFRVFQRDEEVAVIRKHWSGLVQETFSDADNFSVEFQPSCTDGRFRQLVLAAALLVDLTYFDNRRRGVSLGSLFKFFD, from the coding sequence ATGGGCAACAAGACGGACTCGGGGCGTGGTTCGGACCTGGAGCTGGACTGGGGTTCTCGAGAGCCTCGTCCCCAGGAGGGGGCGCCGGATGCGGTGACACGTTCCGCGGAGACGGCGGTTCTGGAGCCGGTGCTCGCTGGGAAGGGGCCGCCCGGCGACCCGCGCTACATGAGCATGGAGCTGCGCTACTCGATGGCGGCGGTGCTGTCGTCGCCGATGCTGCGCATGCGCCAGTTCCGCGAGACGATGGAAATCCTCGTGGGCTGGGAGGGGCGGAACCAATACAGCATCAGTGGCGAGGACGGCCGGAACTCGGTGTTCGTGGGCGAGACAGGGTCTGGCTGGACGTCTCAGCTCCTGCGCAACTTCTGGCCATTCCACCGCCAACGCATGGAGTGCATGACGCCGACGGGCATGCTGGCCCTGGCGGTCGAGTTCCCCTGGTTCCTCTTCTTCGCCCGCGTGGAGGTGTTCTCGTGGGATGGCCGACCCATGGGAGAGGTCGTCCAGCGGTTGAGCTTTCCGGGCCGACGCTTCGACATCGTGTCGCCCACGGGGGTCGTCCTCGCGACCGTGAAAGGCCCACTCTTCAAGCCGTGGACCTTCCGTGTCTTCCAGCGCGACGAGGAGGTGGCTGTCATCCGCAAGCACTGGAGCGGTCTGGTCCAGGAGACCTTCTCCGACGCGGACAACTTCAGCGTGGAGTTCCAGCCGTCGTGCACCGATGGCCGGTTCCGGCAACTGGTCCTGGCCGCCGCGTTGCTCGTTGACCTGACCTACTTCGACAACCGGAGGCGTGGCGTCTCGCTCGGTTCCCTCTTCAAGTTCTTCGACTAG
- a CDS encoding YciI family protein, whose product MKYLCLLHYDVAKFETISASRMEAIVKECTPYDAALKASGQLVVQGSLQHGSAMILRPRDGKTTTSEGTLASTVGAVLVLEARDLNDAVRVASLHPAARTGEDLGWAVEVRPLEMFEYRA is encoded by the coding sequence ATGAAGTATCTCTGCTTGCTGCACTATGACGTCGCGAAGTTCGAGACGATCAGCGCCTCACGGATGGAGGCCATCGTCAAGGAATGCACGCCTTACGACGCGGCCCTCAAGGCCAGCGGTCAGCTGGTGGTCCAGGGGTCTCTCCAACACGGCAGCGCCATGATTCTGCGCCCGCGCGACGGCAAGACGACGACGTCCGAGGGCACCCTCGCCAGCACGGTGGGCGCGGTGCTCGTCCTCGAGGCTCGCGACCTGAACGACGCGGTCCGCGTGGCGTCGCTGCATCCGGCGGCGCGCACCGGAGAGGACCTGGGATGGGCCGTGGAGGTCCGCCCGCTCGAGATGTTTGAATACAGGGCGTGA
- a CDS encoding DNA adenine methylase produces MARRSSSAAQPSRPSVENFPATRYQGSKLKLLDWLWAQLAPLKFDSVVDLFGGTGSVSYLFKVHGKQVHYNDSLRSNHLMGQALIENPSTRFEPEEVADLVTPKSRSYSDFIARTFANIYYPDAENRLLDVMAQNLAAMPAGYKQSLGYYALFQACIAKRPYNLFHRANLYMREARVERSFGNKATWDRPFVDHLTRRAADASRAVFDNGRENRATCGDAALIPGRADLAYLDPPYISGKGVGVDYAGFYHFLEGLTEYARWPERVDAEYKHRPYKRVDSPWNRPARIASAFDAVFDRWRDSVIAVSYRSDGIPSVDALKTLLERHKKKVVVRTLEYQYALSTNQKSREVLLIAE; encoded by the coding sequence GTGGCGCGTCGGTCTTCATCAGCAGCCCAGCCTTCGCGGCCCTCCGTCGAGAACTTCCCCGCGACGCGGTACCAGGGCAGCAAGCTGAAGCTCCTGGACTGGCTGTGGGCGCAGCTGGCGCCCCTGAAGTTCGACTCCGTGGTCGACCTCTTCGGCGGGACGGGGTCGGTCTCCTATCTCTTCAAGGTCCACGGCAAGCAGGTCCACTACAACGACAGTCTCCGCTCCAATCACCTCATGGGGCAGGCGCTCATCGAGAACCCGTCCACACGCTTCGAGCCCGAGGAGGTGGCGGACCTGGTGACTCCGAAATCGCGGAGCTACTCGGACTTCATCGCGCGGACCTTCGCGAACATCTACTACCCGGATGCAGAGAACCGGCTCCTCGATGTGATGGCGCAGAACCTCGCCGCGATGCCGGCGGGGTACAAGCAGTCCCTGGGGTACTACGCGCTGTTCCAGGCGTGCATCGCGAAGCGGCCCTACAATCTATTTCACCGCGCCAACCTGTACATGCGCGAGGCCCGCGTCGAGCGCTCGTTTGGAAACAAGGCGACGTGGGACCGGCCCTTCGTGGACCACCTCACCCGGCGGGCCGCCGACGCGAGCCGCGCGGTCTTCGACAATGGCCGGGAGAACCGGGCGACGTGTGGTGACGCGGCGCTCATCCCGGGCCGCGCGGACCTCGCGTATCTCGACCCGCCCTACATCTCAGGGAAGGGAGTGGGCGTGGACTACGCGGGCTTCTATCACTTCCTGGAGGGGCTGACGGAGTACGCGCGCTGGCCGGAGCGGGTGGACGCTGAATACAAACACAGGCCCTACAAGCGCGTGGACTCCCCCTGGAACAGGCCCGCGAGGATTGCGTCCGCCTTCGACGCGGTCTTCGACCGCTGGAGGGACAGCGTCATCGCGGTGTCGTATCGCTCCGACGGCATCCCCTCTGTCGATGCGTTGAAGACGCTGCTCGAGCGTCACAAGAAGAAGGTGGTGGTGCGCACGCTGGAGTATCAGTACGCGCTCTCCACGAACCAGAAGAGCCGCGAGGTGCTGCTCATCGCCGAGTAG
- a CDS encoding NADP-dependent oxidoreductase translates to MPQSKTVNRRVVLARHPRGAPTLQDFRFEEVPLPTPREGEVLLRTVYLSLDPYMRNMMDEVGPGYAPPVKPGERMVGGTVSRVVESKHPSFRAGELVLSNAGWQDYAVSDGKDLVALGEMARPSWALGGLGMPAFTAYVGLLDLGQPKAGETVVVAAATGAVGAVVGQLAKLRGARVVGIAGGQDKCRYAVEELGFDVCLDRRDSNLAERLAAACPNGIDVYFENVGGEVFDAVLPLLNNHARVPVCGVISNYNADSLPPGPNQLPRLLTTVLQKRIRLEGFIILDHYATRFEDFRRDMGAWLGAGKVKLREDVVDGMENAPAAFIGLLEGRNFGKLVVRVGDAS, encoded by the coding sequence ATGCCTCAAAGCAAGACCGTCAACCGTCGCGTCGTCCTCGCGCGCCATCCCCGGGGCGCGCCGACCCTCCAGGACTTCCGCTTCGAGGAAGTCCCCCTCCCGACGCCCCGCGAAGGAGAGGTGCTGCTGCGCACGGTGTACCTCTCGCTCGACCCCTACATGCGCAACATGATGGACGAGGTCGGCCCGGGCTATGCGCCGCCGGTGAAGCCAGGCGAGCGGATGGTGGGTGGAACGGTCAGCCGCGTCGTCGAGTCCAAGCATCCGTCCTTCCGCGCGGGCGAGCTGGTGCTGAGCAACGCGGGCTGGCAGGACTACGCCGTGTCGGACGGGAAGGACCTGGTCGCCCTCGGTGAGATGGCGCGTCCGTCATGGGCGCTGGGTGGGCTCGGGATGCCCGCGTTCACCGCGTACGTGGGGTTGCTCGACTTGGGCCAGCCGAAGGCGGGGGAGACCGTGGTCGTGGCCGCGGCGACAGGCGCGGTGGGCGCGGTCGTCGGACAGCTGGCGAAGCTGCGTGGCGCGCGGGTGGTGGGCATCGCGGGGGGCCAGGACAAGTGCCGCTACGCCGTCGAGGAGCTGGGCTTCGATGTCTGCCTCGACCGCCGGGACTCGAACCTGGCCGAGCGGCTGGCCGCCGCGTGCCCCAACGGCATCGACGTCTACTTCGAGAACGTCGGCGGCGAGGTGTTCGACGCGGTGCTGCCGCTGCTCAACAACCACGCGCGAGTACCGGTGTGCGGGGTCATCTCGAACTACAACGCGGACTCGCTTCCGCCCGGACCGAACCAGCTGCCGCGGCTGCTGACCACGGTGCTCCAGAAGCGCATCCGCCTGGAGGGCTTCATCATCCTCGACCACTACGCGACGCGCTTCGAGGACTTCCGGCGCGACATGGGCGCATGGCTCGGCGCGGGGAAGGTCAAGCTGCGCGAGGACGTGGTCGACGGCATGGAGAACGCTCCAGCGGCCTTCATCGGCCTGCTCGAGGGGCGCAACTTCGGCAAGCTCGTGGTGCGTGTCGGGGACGCGTCCTAG
- a CDS encoding TetR/AcrR family transcriptional regulator — protein sequence MSPSGVDVRRHILEVAHPLLVRKGFSAVGLAEVLEAAQVPKGSFYHYFGSKEAFGEALLETYFTDCLARMDELLSKRGTSAQRLVAYFRDWLESQTDADVQQRCLVVKLGAEVCDLSENMRAVLDRGTQSIVARIARGIEAGKSDGSVKTSLDAQTAAATLYQSWLGASLLAKITRDRAPLDTAMSNTRRMLGMSQAG from the coding sequence ATGAGTCCCTCGGGTGTCGATGTCCGCCGCCACATCCTGGAAGTGGCCCACCCGCTGCTGGTGCGAAAAGGCTTCTCCGCCGTCGGTCTGGCGGAGGTGCTCGAGGCCGCGCAGGTGCCCAAGGGCTCGTTCTACCATTACTTCGGCTCCAAGGAGGCCTTCGGCGAGGCGCTGCTGGAGACCTACTTCACCGACTGCCTCGCGCGCATGGACGAGCTGCTCTCGAAGCGAGGCACGTCCGCGCAGCGGCTCGTCGCCTACTTCCGCGACTGGCTCGAATCCCAGACAGACGCCGACGTGCAGCAGCGCTGCCTCGTCGTCAAGCTAGGGGCCGAGGTCTGCGACCTGTCCGAGAACATGCGCGCGGTCCTGGATCGCGGCACCCAGAGCATCGTCGCGCGGATTGCGCGTGGCATCGAAGCGGGCAAGTCCGATGGCTCGGTGAAGACCTCGCTGGATGCCCAGACAGCCGCCGCCACCCTCTACCAGAGCTGGCTCGGCGCCAGTCTGCTCGCGAAAATCACCCGCGACCGAGCCCCCCTCGACACCGCCATGAGCAACACACGGCGGATGCTGGGAATGAGCCAGGCGGGCTGA
- a CDS encoding YciI family protein, whose translation MKYLCLAYYNEAAFESLTPAELEALGKECQPHDEALRQSGKLGTVASLRHRSVATVRSKSGRISVTDGPFVESKEQVGSFFLLEARDLDEAVQVASLHPAARLGEHLGWGIEVRPVETFVP comes from the coding sequence GTGAAGTATCTCTGCCTCGCCTACTACAACGAGGCGGCCTTCGAGTCGCTGACGCCCGCAGAGCTGGAGGCGTTGGGCAAGGAGTGCCAGCCCCATGATGAAGCCCTTCGTCAGAGTGGGAAGCTCGGCACGGTGGCCTCGTTGCGGCATCGCTCGGTGGCCACTGTGCGGTCCAAGAGTGGCCGGATTTCGGTGACGGACGGGCCGTTCGTCGAGTCGAAGGAGCAGGTCGGCTCGTTCTTCCTCCTCGAGGCGCGCGATTTGGACGAAGCGGTCCAGGTCGCGTCGCTCCACCCCGCGGCGCGTCTGGGCGAGCACCTGGGATGGGGCATTGAAGTCCGGCCCGTCGAGACGTTCGTGCCGTGA
- a CDS encoding serine hydrolase domain-containing protein produces the protein MDAGQQTHERSHPTRPIIPHPGRRWRRAPLWAAMLLAGNAFASAPAALDETLPIKTALEKGLRPSMLKMGEPLPGWSLKQRMEHYHVPGVAIAVLKDGKVVHAAGFGVREAGTKDAVDADTLFSVGSISKVVAAATTLRHVAKGKLDLDRDVNTYLTSWKVPAAPAFKSSTLTLRMLMSHTSGLSVWGFEDYQPDEKLPTLVQILDGVKPAKSEPVRIAFEPGTRMRYSGGGITVEQLLLEDTQRKPLEALARTEVFQPVGMRRSTYVNPLPAKLGNIAKAHDKEGQRTALPRGYESFAEQAASGLWTSANDLGAFVQTLIASYQGKNPYLPHPLAVQMMTEVSPSHFGLGPRLAGDGPSRVFHHGGTNDSYRAWMEGSLETGDGLVILTNAPQGTQLATEIRNAISDALGRGVNPVLRTVALPVTALSDYAGTYRWDTSAPGELAGNLSAHFDSDTLEFGVVEGSVTIRSGTGPTVKLHALTPTRFVTPGDALFRLTLEFLRDAHGKVRAVRVDRTTGTLLFRREGAPGVQP, from the coding sequence ATGGACGCAGGGCAACAGACACACGAGCGGAGCCACCCCACCCGTCCCATCATCCCGCATCCGGGACGCCGATGGCGCCGCGCGCCCCTGTGGGCCGCCATGCTGCTCGCGGGGAATGCCTTCGCCTCCGCGCCCGCTGCTCTTGACGAGACGCTCCCCATCAAGACCGCGCTCGAGAAGGGCCTGCGCCCCTCCATGCTGAAGATGGGTGAGCCGCTTCCGGGCTGGTCGCTGAAGCAACGCATGGAGCACTACCATGTCCCAGGCGTCGCCATCGCCGTGCTCAAGGACGGCAAGGTCGTCCACGCCGCCGGCTTCGGCGTGCGCGAGGCTGGGACGAAGGACGCCGTGGACGCGGACACCTTGTTCTCCGTCGGCTCCATCAGCAAGGTCGTCGCCGCCGCCACCACGCTGCGCCATGTCGCCAAGGGCAAGCTCGACCTGGACCGGGACGTCAACACGTACCTGACCTCGTGGAAGGTCCCCGCCGCGCCCGCCTTCAAGAGCAGCACGCTCACCCTGCGCATGTTGATGTCGCACACCTCGGGCCTGTCGGTGTGGGGCTTCGAGGACTATCAACCGGACGAGAAGCTGCCGACCCTCGTGCAGATTCTCGACGGCGTGAAGCCCGCCAAGAGCGAGCCTGTCCGCATCGCGTTCGAGCCCGGGACACGCATGCGATACTCCGGCGGCGGCATCACCGTCGAGCAGTTGCTGCTGGAGGACACCCAGCGCAAACCGCTGGAGGCGCTCGCGCGCACCGAGGTGTTCCAGCCCGTCGGCATGCGCCGCAGCACCTACGTCAATCCCTTGCCCGCGAAGCTGGGCAACATCGCCAAGGCCCACGACAAGGAAGGCCAGCGCACCGCCCTGCCCCGCGGCTACGAGAGCTTCGCCGAGCAGGCCGCCTCCGGCCTGTGGACCAGCGCCAATGACCTGGGCGCCTTCGTCCAGACGTTGATTGCCAGCTACCAGGGCAAGAACCCCTACCTGCCCCACCCGCTCGCCGTGCAGATGATGACCGAGGTGTCTCCCAGTCACTTCGGTCTCGGGCCGCGCCTCGCGGGCGACGGTCCGTCCCGCGTCTTCCACCACGGCGGCACCAACGACAGCTACCGCGCCTGGATGGAAGGCTCTCTGGAGACCGGAGACGGCCTCGTCATCCTCACCAACGCGCCCCAGGGCACCCAGCTCGCGACGGAGATTCGCAACGCCATCTCGGATGCGCTCGGGCGCGGCGTCAATCCCGTGCTGCGCACCGTGGCGCTGCCCGTCACCGCGCTGTCGGACTACGCCGGCACCTACCGCTGGGACACGTCGGCGCCGGGCGAACTGGCCGGCAACCTCAGCGCGCACTTCGACTCCGACACGCTCGAGTTCGGCGTCGTGGAGGGCTCGGTGACCATCCGGTCAGGCACGGGCCCCACCGTGAAGCTCCACGCGCTGACGCCCACGCGCTTCGTGACGCCGGGCGATGCGCTCTTCCGGCTGACCCTCGAGTTCCTGCGCGACGCCCACGGCAAGGTGCGGGCCGTGCGCGTGGACCGGACCACCGGGACGCTGCTCTTCCGCCGCGAAGGCGCGCCCGGGGTCCAACCGTAG
- a CDS encoding MotA/TolQ/ExbB proton channel family protein, translating to MQFTLLGLWEHMGLFARLIVILMAVMSVVSLLILAERSIVFRAARRQSRKFASQMDTLLSRGDFDGASSAKTGADVGYLGRTIRAGLAAYRVAEEDSRDEVMESVARSLERQAQREVQCLKRGLSHLATVASTAPFVGLLGTTMGIVTAFQQMADSGSGGISTISTGISEALVTTAFGLLVAIPAVMAYNSLQSWVDARAVDLAEASNEFLDATARALKRARAAARAAATS from the coding sequence ATGCAATTCACTCTCTTGGGCCTGTGGGAACACATGGGCCTCTTCGCGCGGCTCATCGTCATCCTGATGGCCGTGATGTCTGTTGTTTCCCTGCTCATCCTCGCCGAACGCTCCATCGTGTTCCGCGCGGCCCGGCGCCAGTCGCGCAAGTTCGCCTCGCAGATGGACACGTTGCTCTCCCGGGGCGACTTCGACGGAGCGTCCAGCGCCAAGACCGGGGCCGACGTGGGGTATCTCGGCAGGACCATCCGCGCGGGGCTCGCGGCCTATCGCGTCGCGGAGGAGGACAGCCGTGACGAAGTCATGGAGTCGGTGGCTCGAAGCCTGGAGCGTCAGGCCCAGCGCGAGGTGCAGTGCCTCAAGCGCGGCCTGAGCCACCTGGCCACCGTGGCTTCCACGGCGCCCTTCGTGGGCCTCTTGGGCACCACCATGGGCATCGTCACCGCCTTCCAGCAGATGGCGGATTCCGGCTCGGGAGGTATCAGCACCATCTCCACGGGCATCTCCGAGGCCCTCGTGACGACGGCCTTCGGCCTGCTCGTCGCCATCCCCGCGGTGATGGCCTACAACTCCTTGCAGAGCTGGGTGGACGCCCGCGCCGTCGACCTGGCCGAGGCCAGCAACGAGTTCCTGGACGCCACGGCCCGAGCGCTCAAGCGCGCCCGCGCCGCCGCCAGGGCCGCCGCGACCTCCTGA
- a CDS encoding type II restriction endonuclease, producing MNLPVEFAAAVQRHGVHFKVQGLLGESHRVPSLGPDAQVLSAVFELYCQPLIVDIADLHGLRIADAPRSVYPRFTLLKNEADRAKIAIDITTPFRRPEITFPLGPYTSFSRNGKQDLLYPLDHYAEHWVIGFVCNRDDDVEWFIQERFKPPSLPPPGLEQGEATLPAPTRR from the coding sequence TTGAATCTTCCAGTCGAGTTCGCCGCGGCGGTCCAACGCCATGGAGTCCACTTCAAGGTCCAGGGACTGCTGGGCGAGAGCCACCGCGTCCCCAGCCTCGGGCCGGATGCGCAGGTGCTCTCGGCCGTCTTCGAGCTCTACTGCCAGCCGCTCATCGTCGACATCGCGGACCTGCACGGCCTGCGCATCGCCGACGCGCCGCGAAGCGTCTACCCCCGCTTCACCTTGCTGAAGAACGAAGCGGACCGCGCGAAGATCGCCATCGACATCACGACCCCGTTCCGTCGCCCGGAAATCACCTTCCCGCTGGGCCCCTACACCTCGTTCTCGAGGAACGGAAAGCAAGACCTCCTCTATCCCCTGGACCATTACGCCGAGCACTGGGTCATCGGCTTCGTCTGCAACCGCGACGACGACGTCGAGTGGTTCATCCAAGAGCGCTTCAAGCCCCCCAGCCTCCCCCCACCGGGCCTGGAACAGGGCGAAGCAACCCTCCCCGCCCCTACTCGGCGATGA
- a CDS encoding alkaline phosphatase PhoX — MRLDRRDFLRLSALGGGALAFGPTFWQAAYAAPAEPGPGPYGAISGSADANGLRLPAGFSSRVIARSGRVVTGTSYTWHSAPDGGACFPVDGGGWVYVSNCETSSGGAGAVRFDGGGTIVDAYRILTGTRTNCAGGPTPWGTWLSCEEHGSGRVWECDPTKASQGVARGELGTFAHEAVAVDPDDGRLYLTEDTTSGRLYRFTPSAWPVLTAGTLEAAKVTGDPLAGTATLSWVACAATSPASQQSSVASNTTVFSGGEGCWYDSGVVYFTTKSNNRVWAYTPATGALEVIYDAALYAGSPLTGVDNVVVSRAGDIYVAEDGGNMEICIITPGTPRIVSPFLRLDGHSSSELTGPAFSPDGRRLYFSSQRGTTGSSSGGYTFEVTGPFR, encoded by the coding sequence ATGCGATTGGACCGTCGTGACTTCCTCCGTCTTTCCGCGCTGGGAGGCGGGGCCTTGGCGTTTGGCCCCACGTTCTGGCAGGCCGCCTACGCCGCTCCCGCCGAGCCCGGGCCCGGGCCCTACGGCGCGATATCCGGGAGCGCCGATGCCAACGGCTTGAGACTGCCAGCGGGTTTCTCGTCTCGCGTCATCGCGCGCTCGGGGCGCGTGGTGACTGGAACGAGCTACACGTGGCACTCCGCGCCAGACGGCGGAGCGTGCTTCCCGGTGGACGGGGGCGGCTGGGTCTATGTCTCCAACTGCGAGACGAGCTCCGGCGGCGCCGGCGCGGTGCGCTTCGATGGCGGCGGCACCATCGTGGATGCCTATCGCATCCTGACCGGCACGCGCACCAACTGTGCCGGCGGTCCCACGCCCTGGGGCACCTGGCTCTCCTGTGAGGAGCACGGGAGCGGGCGTGTCTGGGAATGTGACCCGACGAAGGCGTCCCAGGGTGTCGCGCGGGGAGAGTTGGGCACCTTCGCTCACGAGGCCGTGGCGGTGGACCCCGATGACGGGCGTCTGTACTTGACGGAGGACACCACCTCCGGCCGCTTGTATCGCTTCACGCCCTCCGCGTGGCCCGTATTGACGGCGGGCACGCTGGAGGCCGCGAAGGTGACGGGTGACCCGCTGGCCGGCACGGCCACGTTGAGCTGGGTGGCCTGCGCGGCGACCTCGCCCGCGTCACAGCAGTCCTCCGTGGCATCCAATACCACCGTCTTCAGCGGCGGCGAAGGCTGCTGGTACGACAGCGGCGTCGTCTACTTCACCACCAAGAGCAACAACCGCGTCTGGGCCTACACGCCCGCCACGGGGGCGCTGGAGGTCATCTATGACGCCGCGCTCTACGCGGGCTCTCCGCTCACTGGCGTGGACAACGTGGTGGTCTCCCGCGCGGGTGACATCTATGTCGCCGAGGACGGCGGCAACATGGAGATCTGCATCATCACCCCGGGCACTCCGCGCATCGTCTCGCCCTTCTTGCGGCTGGACGGACACTCCAGCTCGGAGCTCACGGGGCCCGCGTTCAGCCCGGACGGCCGCCGTCTGTATTTCAGCTCCCAGCGCGGCACGACGGGCAGCAGCAGCGGTGGCTACACCTTCGAGGTGACCGGTCCCTTCCGCTGA
- a CDS encoding RNA polymerase sigma factor, which produces MSDAAGEELRRKLDEVYRAESRRVLATLIRLLGDFELAEEALHEAFTAAALRWPREGVPANPRSWLVSAGRFRAIDRLRQRARFDERVADLTSQLEVATPSPDAADDEWADDPLRLIFTCCHPELPPDAQIALTLREVCGLTTEEIAHAFMVGASTIAQRIVRAKARIREARIPYEVPSLEVLPDRLDTVLRVVYLVFNEGYLASSGPALLRTDLSSEALRLGRLLVELLPEPEALGLLALMLLTEARREARMSSGGDLILLEDQDRSKWNAAFIAEGSALAERALRSRRFGPYTLQAAIAAVHSEAREAGRTDWPQIVGLYDVLLRAEPSPVVELNRALAVAMRDGPTAGLALVDGLLERGALTDYHLLHSARADLYRRLGRRAEARASYERALALTRQEAERRLLQRRLDALGEGP; this is translated from the coding sequence GTGAGCGACGCAGCCGGAGAGGAGCTTCGACGGAAGCTCGATGAGGTCTACCGCGCGGAATCACGGCGTGTGCTCGCCACGCTCATTCGGCTCCTCGGCGACTTCGAGCTCGCCGAGGAGGCGCTGCACGAGGCCTTCACCGCGGCGGCCCTGCGCTGGCCTCGGGAGGGTGTGCCCGCGAATCCCCGCTCATGGCTCGTCTCCGCGGGGAGATTCCGGGCCATCGACCGGCTCCGTCAGCGCGCGCGGTTCGATGAGCGCGTCGCGGACCTGACCTCACAGCTGGAGGTCGCCACGCCCTCTCCGGATGCGGCTGACGACGAGTGGGCCGATGACCCGCTGCGCCTCATCTTCACGTGCTGCCATCCGGAGCTCCCGCCGGATGCGCAGATTGCCCTCACGCTGCGCGAGGTCTGTGGGCTGACCACGGAGGAGATTGCACACGCGTTCATGGTCGGCGCGTCCACCATCGCGCAGCGAATCGTGCGAGCGAAGGCGCGGATTCGGGAGGCGCGGATTCCCTACGAGGTGCCGTCCCTGGAGGTGTTGCCAGACCGGCTCGACACGGTGCTGCGTGTCGTCTACCTCGTCTTCAACGAGGGGTACCTTGCTTCCTCCGGGCCCGCGCTCCTGCGCACGGACCTGTCGAGCGAGGCGCTTCGCCTGGGCCGGCTCCTCGTGGAGCTGTTGCCGGAGCCCGAGGCCCTGGGGTTGCTGGCGCTGATGCTGCTCACGGAAGCCCGCCGGGAGGCGCGCATGTCGAGCGGTGGGGACCTCATCCTCCTCGAGGACCAGGACCGCTCGAAGTGGAACGCGGCCTTCATCGCCGAGGGCAGCGCGCTGGCCGAGCGGGCCCTGCGCTCACGGCGGTTCGGGCCGTACACGCTCCAGGCCGCCATCGCCGCGGTCCACTCGGAGGCGCGGGAGGCGGGGCGGACGGACTGGCCGCAGATTGTCGGGCTCTATGACGTGCTCCTTCGCGCGGAGCCCTCTCCGGTGGTCGAGCTCAACCGTGCGTTGGCGGTGGCCATGCGCGATGGGCCCACCGCGGGCCTCGCGCTGGTGGACGGGCTGTTGGAGCGTGGGGCGCTGACCGACTACCACCTCCTGCACTCGGCCCGTGCGGACCTGTACCGGAGGCTGGGGAGACGCGCGGAGGCCCGGGCTTCGTACGAGAGGGCGCTCGCGCTCACCCGTCAGGAGGCCGAGCGGCGATTGCTCCAGCGGCGGCTGGACGCGTTGGGGGAGGGCCCGTGA